The sequence below is a genomic window from Brooklawnia cerclae.
CCCTTCACCTTCGGTGGCCACGGCGCGGGGAATGACCTGGCCCGATGGGGCGCCCCCGGGGCGATTCGAACGCCCGCTCCCGCCTCCGGAGGGCGGTGCTCTATCCCCTGAGCTACGGGGGCATGGCCGTAAGCCGGCCAGCGCGCAAAGTTCAGGCTAGCAGCCCGGCGGCTGAAGCGGAAACCGCCGCAGATTCCATCGTTCGGCGGCGACTGGCCCGTGGCTGCGCCGTCTGGGACAATGGCACATTGTGACCCACATGCATGTTGCCGGGGCGATCCACGCGGACGTCTCCTCGCCGGGGCCCCAGTGGCTGGAGCGACCGGCCGACGTCAACGCGCTCGATGCGTCGCTGTGGAGCGACACCACGTTCCGCGGCTCGGACGGCGCGCTGGTGACCGGTGGCATGCCCGTGACCACCGCACTGGCCGAGACCGGATCGCCCGTCTATCTGCTGGACGAGGCCGATTTCCGTCGGCGCGCCCGGGACTTCCGCACGGCCTTCGCCGGCTGGGACGTCTACTACGCGGGCAAGGCCTTCCTGACGAGGACGATCGCTCGCTGGGTGGCCGAGGAGGAACTGTTCCTCGACGTGTGTTCGGGCGGCGAGCTGCGCACCGCCCTGCTCGCGGGGTTCCCCGCCGAGCGCATCGGGATGCACGGCAACAACAAGAGTTCCGACGAGCTGGCCGCGGGCCTGCAGGCCGGGGTCGGGCGGATCATCGTCGATTCCTTGGACGAGATCGGCCGCATCGAGCGGCTCTGCGAGCTGCACGGCTGGCACGCGCGAGTGATGGTGCGTGTCACCCCGGGCGTCGAGGCGCACACCCATGAGTACATAGCGACCGCCCACGAGGACCAGAAGTTCGGTTTCTCGATCACCAACGGGCAGGCGATGGTGGCGATGGTCCGGTGCCACTACAGCCCCCAGATCACGTTGATCGGCGTCCACAGCCACATCGGCTCACAGATCTTCGACACCGGCGGGTTCGAGGTGGCGGCCCGCCGCACGATGAAGCTGATGGCGCAGTTCCGCGACGCGACCGGCGAGCTGCTGCCCGACCTCGATCTCGGTGGCGGCTTCGGGATCGCCTACACCAGCGACGACAGCCCCTCGACGCCGGACGAGCTGTCCTCCAACCTGCGCGAGATCGTCGCACTGGAGGCGAGGGCCCATTCGATGCCGGTGCCGCGGATGTCGATCGAGCCCGGCCGCGCGATCGTGGGACCGAGCACCATGGCCGTCTACACCGTCGGGACGGTCAAGCCCGTCGACCTTGAGAGCGGGGCCCAGCGGGTCTACGTGAGCGTGGACGGTGGGATGAGCGACAACATCCGGCCCGCGCTGTACGCGGCCGAGTACTCCGCCGCACTCGCGAACCGGGCCTCGCACGCGTCCCCCGTGTTGTGCCGGGTCGTCGGCAAGCACTGCGAAGGCGGCGACATCCTCGTCCACGACGTCTTCCTGCCCTCCGACATCAGGCCGGGAGACCTGGTCGCGGTGCCGGCGTCGGGCGCCTACAGTCGGGCCATGGCGAGCAACTACAACCACACCCCGCGTCCTCCTGTGGTCGCGGTGCGCGAGGGGTCGCTGACGACCCTGCTGCGCCGCGAGACGCTGGACGACCTGTTGGCCCTGGACGTGGGGGAGTGAGCGGTGAGTGGAGGAGGAATCCCGATGGACGGTGAACCCTTGCGGGTCGGGCTGCTCGGCGGGGGAACCGTCGGCAGCCAGGTGGCCCGCCTGATCCTCGAGCACGGTGACGACCTGGCGGCCCGCATCGGCCGTCCGCTCGAACTGGTGGGGATCGTCGTCCGCAACCTCGATCGGCCGCGACCGGGCCTGCCCGCCAGCCTGCTCACCACGGACGCCGAGGGGCTCGTCACACGCGAGGGCATCGACATCGCCATCGAGCTCATCGGCGGGATCGACCCGGCGCAGGACCTGATCCTCAAGGCCATGTCGCACGGTGCCTCGGTGGTCACGGCCAACAAGGCACTGCTGGCGGCCAAGGGGGACGAGCTGTTCGGCGCGGCCCAGCACGCCGGCGTCGATCTCTACTACGAGGCCGCGGTGGCCGGTGCGA
It includes:
- the lysA gene encoding diaminopimelate decarboxylase yields the protein MTHMHVAGAIHADVSSPGPQWLERPADVNALDASLWSDTTFRGSDGALVTGGMPVTTALAETGSPVYLLDEADFRRRARDFRTAFAGWDVYYAGKAFLTRTIARWVAEEELFLDVCSGGELRTALLAGFPAERIGMHGNNKSSDELAAGLQAGVGRIIVDSLDEIGRIERLCELHGWHARVMVRVTPGVEAHTHEYIATAHEDQKFGFSITNGQAMVAMVRCHYSPQITLIGVHSHIGSQIFDTGGFEVAARRTMKLMAQFRDATGELLPDLDLGGGFGIAYTSDDSPSTPDELSSNLREIVALEARAHSMPVPRMSIEPGRAIVGPSTMAVYTVGTVKPVDLESGAQRVYVSVDGGMSDNIRPALYAAEYSAALANRASHASPVLCRVVGKHCEGGDILVHDVFLPSDIRPGDLVAVPASGAYSRAMASNYNHTPRPPVVAVREGSLTTLLRRETLDDLLALDVGE